GCAGACAGCATCACCGTGTCTAACAAATCTGGAAGGCTCAAAAACATCATATTGCAAGGAAAGAAGATGATAGAAAACTATGCAAATGAGTGCCAGAAGCTATGGagaatttacattttgaaactCACTTTTATTGTACCAAGCGCAATTCCTGACAATAATTCTGAAAACCTCGGACTTGATTACTCTCTGCAACCTATTTTAGACTAATGGAGTTTCTGTGGATAACCTACTATGccagttaatttaaaaaaaaaaaaaaaaaaagaaagccctCAGTCTTCTTCACAGCTACACGGAGCCATCCTTAGCAGCACGACCcttcacagaaaagcaaagaaagctgtCACATTAAATACTTCAGAGGAATTATGGATCCACTTCCTTCTTGCAATAAACCCAGGCTGCTACTCCTCTAGGTAAATTATTACCATAGTTCATTTGTACGTGGGTCCTCATTTTGGTAACGCCAAACCCTTCATCTGCTATCAGAACTGATGTGTTTGTTAGTCACGGAAACATTCCACAATGATAAAACACTGCAGCAAAGATTCTGGGATTCTTGGGAAACTAGCCCGTCTCTGAGTAATTACATTTGTCCTCCTAAATTCGTTTGCCAGTTTCAAGGCAGAATTTAAGTTGGATACTAGGGTTTACTGCCAATGTTTTTCACCATAAAAGCACTGTGATGTTCAGCTGGGAGTAGCAGGAAGCTCAGCTTCCACCCATGGCCCAGCAGCAGGATTCCTCCCACTAGCATTAGGCTAAGCCACTGCCCCCAGTGAATGAAAGCAGAGTGCTACTGACAGCCTCCTAGAGCAGCTTGGCTTTCTCTGGAGACTTAGACACAAGCACTGTCTGAAATCGAGACTAATTAGCCCACAAATGCTGAGGAAAACATAGCTAACACAGATACACTGATAAGACCCACTTTTTCCCTCTGTCACCACATGGGGAAATCGCTCTTAAGGAATGATAACAATCCAGAGGACACGTCCCAGGCATGCACTTAGTGCCCAATCTGCACTAGACTTTCCTTTGGAACTTTGTCCTGATCTGACAAGGTTTCAACGCAGTTATTTAGAGATCTTGCAAAACCAGACAGAGTTTTGCAAGGACATAAATTCCCGGAGCGAGCTATCTGCCTGGGGAGGTACGATACGATGTGCAGATCCCTCCCGGAGCAGCTGTTTTCGAAGGCTGGAAGAGGCTATAAATAGAGTGCCACCTGATTGCCAGTCCACATGAAACTCaaacacagagcaaataaaCGGCAGCGAGTTCTTAGGTGTATTCCTCCAACGCCTGGGCACCTCCGGCATTCCCTCTATTTTATATTCTAGTGTAAGAGCATTACCCAGGTGGATGGGTCGGTATCGAGGTATCAGACGTGTGGCACACATCTGCCAACGCACTCTGAAGCGCGCTGTTAGCGGCGTACTTGCTGCGAGAGCTCTCGTTTGCCTCGCTGGCTGCAAAAGAGCAGCAGGCGGTGAAAAGACACATAACCTGCTTTATTTTGTACTGGTGCTCGTAAGGGTTTTGACAAGATTACCcgaaaaaaaaaggggaggggggtgtAAAAAAGCACGACTGATGGCCAGGTGTCCTGATGCTACTGCTAAGGCCAAACAAAACGCTCGCCTTCCATTTGTTGCGGCTGCTGAGCCGGTGCAACAGGTAGCAACTCGCCTCCCAGCTCCGAGGAGCGGAGCGAGGCCCGGCAGGCGGTGCCACCTGCCTGACTTCGGCCCGCGCGGGTCCCAGAGGCGAAGGTCCGGGGGAGCCCCGGCAGCCGGAGCCGGACCGGGCAGGGACCCGCCCGCGAGGCGCCACAACGCCCGGTGCGCGAGGGCCACCAACGCCATTTTGCCGGAGGAGGGCTGCGGGCGGCGGGCTGACCCCGCAGCGCGGCTCCCGCTGCCCTCGGGTCAGGTCCCTGCCGAGCACGGGACGCTCCCGCTGGGGGAACCCTCCCGGGGCGCCCTCCCGTGTCCCCCGCCGCCATCTCGGGGCGCTCGCTGCCCCCCACCAACGGTTCCAACGGTTCCAacggccgccccccccccctttcccccccccccccccccccccttacccAGGTAGTGCCGCCGCAGCAGGCcgggctcctccagccccaggctccGCTTCCTCACGTCCCACAGCAGGTGGGGGCAGCGGCCGCGGGACATGgcccccgccgggggggggctgccgggcGCTCCGCTGCCGCCGGCCGCCCCGCGCGATCACCATGGAAACCGGCCGGCCCtcggccccccccgcccctccccgccccgcggctccgagagggagagggagagagacagagagagaggagagagagaggggcgGGGCCGGCCGCCGCTCAGAGCCCCGCCCCCCGTGGGAAGCCACGCCCCCCGCCAGTGAAGCTACGCCCCCAGGCAGCGCTGCCCCGCCCGGGAAGTGACGGAAGGGATGAAGCCGCTCGGCGGGCGGCCATCTTGGGGTTGGGAGCCGGCCATCTTGGCGGGGCGCCATCTTTGAGGCGGGAGAGGGCCGGCGCTGTCGCCCTTCCCGCGGAAGGCCGGGACGACTCCTCCCGGCTGCGCGAGGCGGGAGGGGCGGCCGCAGCCAATCGCACCGCGCCCCTCCTTCCGCCCCCCGATGGCTGCACCAATCAGCGCTGTCGTGGCCGGCGGTGGGCGGGGCGGCGGCTGACCCGGCGTGCCGTACCGGGCGGCTCGAGCGGCGCCACCGGAGCGGAGCGAGTGGGGGGGGGTCCGCACCGCGCACAAGATGGCGGCCgccgcggcggggctgcgggccTCGTACCACCGCCTGCTCGACCGCATCGAGCTGGTGCTGCCGCCGCGCCTGCGGCCCTTCTACAACCACCCGGCGGGTAACGGCCCGAGGGGTCACCTTGGGCGAGGGGACGGGTCGGGGACGGGTCTGTGCCGCTGCGGGACCTCCGACCCGGAGGGGGGCCGGCGGTGCGAGGCGGGGGGGCGCCGACCGTGGCTTGTCAGCGCTTTTAGGGACCGTGTCCGCATACAGGCGTCTCGGTGAGAACGAGAACCGTGATCCGCAGTGATGGCTTCAGTAAGACGAGCCCCGGGACCAGCGGGTGTCGAAACCGAGCCCCTGCCGCTAGGCTTCAGCCTTGAATGCCTCGCAGGGGGGTCTCTGGGAAGGCCCCGGGACAGATGTCACACCGACTGCAGGCACGCAGGTTACGGGTGAAGGGCTTGTGCTTCTCTTGGAGATAACCGAGTCTCTGGAGTAATTCAGGACTGACTCCTCCAAGCGCCATcctcattaaattaaaatcacttGTAGTGAACAAGGACAACGATTGCTTCTTTTCTGGCACAAAGAAAGCTTCCAGGAGAACGCCTGGtctctgaaaagctgtttgtttaGCTGGCACCATGCAGGCTGAGGTCGCTGGAGGACAGCAGAGGGCAAGGGGTACAGCACACCAGCTCCCTGGccgctgcagagcagggagcagcgcTCTTTGCAGCCCCGGAGAAGCGTGGGCTGAGCTCTCTCCCCTTTGGCCTCCTAAGTTCACTCTTCCTGATCAAACTAAGCTCTCCAGAACAAAGGCTTCTTACATTTATTatagctttttaaatttatttacacACATGATGCCCTCTGGTAATGTCCTTGGTCTGTTGTGCTGCTGTCAGATTCATCCTTGAAAATTTCTGGGTGTCGGGATCTGGGACGAGCTCGCACTGCCAGGCAAATCTTGTCTGCTGGCATACCTCTGGGAGAGGTATCCCCCTGACAGCACTCAACAGCCCTACCTCGTAAAAAGCTTGGCTTGGCAACAACTGCTTCTGACTTTTGTGTCCGTAGTTTTGAACTTCGTGGAACCTCCATAAGTTGGATTTATTAAGAGCTGTATTTGCAGCCTGATACAGGAATGCTAAGTAGCTGCCTAAGAGAATAATGACAGAAATTTgcatcccagaaaaaaaaaaaaaaatatgcataggGAGAAACGTTCGGTTCTTAATGCAAAAAGTCATCTGCTGGTAGCTATTAACTGCTCTTTTAAACTTGATCACTGTCACGAGCCGTGTGGGTCTTGGAGGGCTTTATGCAAAGCTGCCAAGCCCATTTTTGTTGCAGTTGTGCTGCCCTTCTACAGGGCTTAGTTGGCTTTGAGGTTATGGAGCAACTGATATTCATAACAATGAGCCTTATCCTGCAAATTTTAAGTGGCTTCACGGGTGCTTGCTGCAGAAACctgacagttattttttccaagttatgTTTTCAAACCTGTTTTAATACACACTGTGTAAAGATTTACTGTAAGGCCCTTGTAAGGCTGAAttgttagtaaaaaaaaaactagcacgcgtaaaaagcaaacaaccaaagTCCTAGTGTTTATAATGTATACTTAAAAGCTTTGAACCATAATATGTAACGTATTAAAGCGAAAACTTGGCTTCATCTCGCTTGTCATCTGAGTGCTGAGCCGGGGCCTACAAGACCTAAAATTGAATGTGGTTTGATGAGATGAGCAGTGCCTTGACTGCACCGCAGTGCAACAGGTTGATATCTTGTGTTGTGGTCCCTCTTTTGAAGACTTGGAGTCCTAGGTGAACGATTTCTGGCGCAGCTGATGGTCTCCTCATTATAGGTGTGGCATTGCAGTGCTTTGTGTTAACCAACCAGCTGCCATTTTAGCACCACCGAGGGAGAGATTTTACCCTCCAGATcccatttgttgtttttttttttttttcctccctttctttacATACACTTGTTCCTCTTCTCCTGTAATCCTCCTTTGACTATTGGTAGAATACTGGGCTGGGAGGTTGATTGGGTGAGAAGTATTGTTTCTGCTAGACAGACATGGTTATTCAGAGATGTGTGTTAGAGGTCCAGGAGGACACCCTGCTACCTGTATTTGCAATCTGTACTCTTTAACCGTCTGATGGTGCTGTGCAGGATGTCTTCTGTAGCATGAAGAGATGGGTTGAGATTTGGACTGACTTGTTACAGTACCAGTAATGACATATTTTGAGGTTTTAGTTTACAAGATTCAATTTGCAAAGATTTCGAACGCTAATTCCATTAGTCCAGTTACAGAGTAGTTTTTAATCATTACATAGAAACTGACTTCATTCTTCCTGGACCTGATCCTAACTTTTCTATTATAAATGCATCTTGTTTGCTGCAGTACCCTTGCTTGCTtgaaagtccttttttttttgcaacagaaCATCTATTGCAAAATCACTTGGACTGATTATGTAACTGAAGGTTGATGAAATGTGAGTATTAGGTGATACAGCCTGTAAGGTGGTAGaaactgtttttgtgtgtgtgtgtgtgtgtattagtGTAACTCATTAtcaaaaaggagggaaaaaaacacataatgACTTAACTTACTGTGGACATTGTAACAACCAAATCTCACTGAGTAATTTAactctcttcctccccccttcctccctcaggtcccaaaacagtgtttttctggGCACCTATTATGAAATGGGTAAGTATAAGATGCCAGCTTACATCTGGATGTCGATCAAAGGGCAATCTGAAGTAACCCATTGGGCAAGCAATAGTTTCCTAGCAGGTATCTGAGCCTCCAGAAAGGTCTAATGCCAAGGctctaatttttaatatatgtggAGGAACAATATTAGCCTTAGGAACATGTGGTGCAACGTGCCATGcatataagaggaaaaaaggaaacaaggctTTGTGGAAAAACTGCACTACATTGAAAGTTTcacaaaagctttcttttgtgAAACACTCACTGCTGTTCAAGGTAGGTGTGAACTGGCATAGTTCAAAACTCTGAAAGCATGTATTTTGGACAGCAGTAGCTCTCTGCTTCTCGTGTGGTTCTGCTTCCCAGTTCATGATGCTGCCTGgcctgtgtttgtgcatgtgtgagGTATATGGATAGTCCTAATTCACCGCTTCCCTCCTGGTTATTGTATTTGTACAGATAAAGTAAATGAGCTCTAAAATCATAAAGCTGTTCAATCTCCTTGTTTGATAACAAGCAGGGATATAACCTTCTCTTCCTATTGCCAGCTGGTTTGTAAGTGTGCTGCTCTGAAAACCCAGCTTTGTATAGGCCATGGGCAACGCATTATGCTCCAGGCTGTAGCTTGTTTTCATTGTCAGTCTGATCTGCCACTGTGGTTCCTGTGGTTAACCTCCCCCTTTTTCAGAGGGTCTCCCAGGCAGTGTGCTCCTGAGCATAGAGGCAACTCTTTTGAGCAGGtttgctgtctgctgctgtATCACAAGAGCTAATACACAGGTGGTTTCTTCTTTTGTAAATGTGCAGGAAGGCCTCTCTAAGCTCACAGTGAGGTTCTTcattgagaaattaaaaagactTTTCCCCTACATGGCAAAGGCAAGTTGACTGCAGTTACCCAACTGGGCTGAAAATCTGTACCCCTGTGACACCACTGCAGCAACATCAATCCTGTAACTGAGGCAGCACATGGAAATCTCTACCCATAAAACTGTTCTCTTGATTAGAGCACAGAGTAGTCCTTTGACAGTGAGATAAAAGCTTTAGGGCTTTTTTTGTTCGTTTATTTTGGTGAACCCCTGTAACAGAACAGCAAATCGCATTTCCAGTAGATGGCAataacacaacaaaataaatcaaatggtGTATTTGCTAGCAACATTCTCAAATAGGTCAGTCAGGCTATTTGTCACTTCACTGGGAAATTTTCCACcgaagttatattttttttaaaaataaatcacttttacCTCGTCAGATGAAGTTGAGTGGAGACTGCATGGTGTCAAATGTATGTGTGTATCAACCATATCTTAGCCTAAGCTTTAGTACGAAGGGTCTTACTTAGACCATGTTCTACTTGCTGCATGAAAACCAATTAATTAGTGCTTAAAGCAGCTGTGCTTAAGTTAACCTTGTTCTTAGGCTCATACAAAGTTGCCACTGCCTGGGATTTTATTGCAAGCCAGTTGCACCTGCCATAACTGTTCTTACTTCCAGCGCAAGGGGCTAGAAGCATACTGCATCTGAAAGAGTAATTACTCTGCTCATACAATGCATCCCATCTCCTGCATAATGCACACAGAACAAACACTGAGCTTTAAGgtaacttcacagaatcactgaatggtcgaggttggaaggggcctctggagaccatctagtccaaccctcctgTGCTCAGGCAGGGTTACCTACATCACGTTGCACAGGACCACATCCagatgggttttgaatatcaccacagaaggagactccacagcctctctgggcaacctgttccagtgcgctGTCATCcttacagtaaagaagtttttcctcattttcatatggaacttcctgtgttcgCTTTGTGCCTGCTGTTTCtcatcctgttgctgggcaccacCAAAAAGAGTCTGGCCCTGTCATCTTGACACCCTCCTTTCAGAAACCTACACGCATCGATCAGAtccccccgagcctcctctcctccaggctgaacaggcccagctccctcagccttttctcaaATGAGAGAGGCTCCAGTCCCTTAATCGTTTTAGAAGGCTTTTGCTGGACTCGTTCCAGGAACTCTGTGTCTCTCTCGTACTCAGGAAACTTCCCTTTGTGAAGCATTTGATATGTCATGCTATGCCCTGGTACTGCATTTATGCTCAATGAATTTCTCTTTGCAGGGCTTGGTATGCGCTGGAATGGCTGATATGACCAGACCAGCAGAAAAGCTCAGCACAGCGCAGTCTGCAGTGTTGATGGCCACAGGTAAAACCAACGTACACCATGCTTTTACAAAGAACCATCTGAGCTGCATTCATTCCCTTCTGAATTGTCAGCACTAAGCCACTTATTTAGAAAAGGCTCAGCTATAACATGCCAGATCTCACTGTTGCTTTTACATGATAACTGTAAGACAGACCTTTACTTATTATTAAATCTGTAAGAGTCCTGTGATTTACAGTTTCATACAAGTGTCTTAACTTGGAATTGTCCAAAGTGAGTTTTTTTTGAGTTAGGATACAGATTTGGTCCCTTGAGTTACAATGATACCACTCGTTCCAGTAAGTGACCTCCTTTGTTTCAGGTCAAGAATTTTTGACATCAGTCTAGAATACAGTGGCTTTTTTAGAACAGACTCAAAAGGCTTAAACGATGTTAGAGTAATTATACTAACGTAACTGGAAAGAACTTCTATGTGTTACAAGAACTTGGAGTGGTATACagactgctgtgctgctgtttgccATGAATTTTCACACTGCCAAAACCAATATTCCATACTCAAGTTGTTCTACCAGATCTTCTCAGGGATGAGATTTGTGACAGATAAAGCTGAAAATCAAAACTACAGCTGCcactttcttcctttgctgGACTTTGTTTTGATGCGTAACATAATGCTATGTGCTTTGCGTGATACGTAAACCCTTCCTGACTGGTGGCGTCCGTAATCTCTAAATGGGTACAGCAAACTAGATACACTACAGCAAAATGCCACTACCCTAGAACTGTGCCAGCATTTTAAGGTTTATACTGCTGTAGAGTATAGAGGATCTTAATTTGATACTAAGACTGATTTGTGTTATTGTCTGGTTatgttattttggaaaaattcAATACATACCTGTAGCTTTCCCACTGGCATTTGTTGTGCTTCTAACTGAGAAACAGCtaagtagaagaaaaacagttgtcCAACATGAGCTGTAAAACTTTTGTGTACTTAAACTGACCCATGAGTCTGTCCTCAAGGTTAGGGGAATGTCTGAATATTTCACTACAAAGATGTAATGTCATTTAAACTTTTTGGTTAACAGGCCTTATTTGGTCAAGGTACTCTCTGGTTATTATTCCTAAAAATTGGAGCCTGTTTGCTGTGAACTTCTTTGTTGGCTGTGCCGGTGGCTCTCAACTCTTCCGAATATGGAGGTATGTACTAAGGACTTCTCCATGCATTGTAATAAAGCACTCATGCTACCTAATCTTAACCATGAATTCATAAATTCCACCTGCCTTCATGTCAGTACAGCAGGAAGGAAGAACTGAACAATTGATTAAACATTGCAGAACTtttttgctacatttttagttttccaGATCAGTAGGAGGAACacttctaaatatttctgttatagCTAGAGCACACTTTAAGGAAAGACCTATGTCAAGTTTCTAGGTTTAAGGCATTCTTTAAAAGCTGTAGGTCTGATGAACAAAAAGCCTAGACTACCTCATAAGCTTTGTGCTTCTGTCAGCTTTCACTGATGAATCTGATCAGTTCCAGCCAAATCAAAAGGTTCTTAAGTATAgcagcattttgattttgattttttttattgttattattattttaaagttatttattgAGAGGAAAGTTTGGAGTTCTCTGGCTCTTTCAGTACTGGACAGAAATAATGCAAACTAACGTAGCAACTAATTAGTAGCTTCTTACCTAAGCTGAGCTACACATGGACGTGCGGGTAGAAACTCAGGATAGGAATTTTAAACCTCCTTTGCTGAATTTGTTATGAAGATACTGTTACTGTAATTGGAGCTCTATCCTCagtgtgtgcttttctttcccacagGTATAATCAGgagctaaaagcaaaacaacatgaTCAGCTGCTGCAAAAAGATGCTTAACCCTACAGGTCAAATCCAGCAACGCACAAACCCTTCCCCGTGGGACCTAGCTTCActaattttaaccttttttcctctgagaaaatGGATGGGGAAATCTAAATGTCCAGAAAGCAAGTGTTTTCTAAGTGCAAATAACAAACTATCTCCATCCACTTAAATAAAGTGCAACCTTTTAAATTTAAGTAAAATCCTGTGTCTCATGTTAGGGAAGTTACATTGTCTCTTTAAGAGAAACTGGTTGTGGATTGTGCCTTGAATTGTTTGTTGGGCCCCACCTTATCTGACTGCTGAACACATGCAGGAGTGACATGGTATCGGTGACTGTCAGCTAAAGTCCCAGACGGAAGTATTCTTTTCAAATGTCATGCTGAGACCCTGTGTGGGGTTCAACCATATGTTCAGTAGCCAGTGACATCTGCATTTTATTCTCTGATATTCTTCCTTGGTAGTTTAAGGATATTCTTTTCGGCTTTAAGTTATCTATATCCTGATTTGTTTCCCAGCCACCACTACCTTTAACCACTACCTTTATCAAGAGGAGGGCAAGCCTTTACATGCCAGtagcatgtgttttttttttttttttttttttttttttttttttgtggtggtggttttttgtttgtttttaagcttctgTCATCCTCTACATCTAGAGGGCACAACTAGATGGGCACATTTAAGTACGTGGTTACTGGGagtgtgaaaaataaacagccaaAACATCTGTTACTCACTTTCTGTGCCCTCCTTAAGTACATACAGATTTTCTGTGAAGTTGTGCAGTCAGGAAACTTGTACGTGTCAGTCCTCCAAAACTTTGGAGGAAGTGGTCTGCTCCTGTCTGTGGCATGTTTATGAATGAAACCTCTGAAAGTCAACCTCTCTCCCTATGTAATTTcctgtaaagagaaaaatgtgccACTGTGAAACAGCTTCAGAGCAAAGGCTATATGTTTTGCTGCAAAAACCCATCTGTTGCTGAGAAACGTAAGGCAATCGTACTCAGAACATGGCATCTATCAGCTTCCCCTGAAATCAGAGGTCAGAGACCTCTTCTACGAAAGCTAGGAGTCAATATCcgggggaaaagagaaaagtgagaCAGAATAGCTTCTTCAGTAAAGTGAATGCTCCGAAATACTGGAGTTTGGCAATAGTCTCTGATTAAGTCTCTCCTCTGCCCTACTTCTCCCAATCCTATTCAAGGTACCACTTCAATCTGGGAAGGGTGGAGAGGGGAGTAAACTGTTCAATAGTTAACAAGAGCTACAGCACCTCGCTCTGACGCTAAAGTCCTCGCCTTTCTCAACTTAGGTATAAAGTATTATTAGCCAGTACAAAGTAATTGTGAAGGACAGCATTTTCCCTTCTAGGATATGTGCCTGATACTCAGATCCCCTTTTTCAGAGGCTGTCCCGCCATGGAGGTGCTTCTCTCCTAGCTGTATTCTGCTAGAGACCTGTGCTGTCCCCTCAAACGTTATTACTTATGTATCTTAGTTCTCTTAGCTGAAGTGGTAATATAGGGTACCATCTCACATGGTGAGCTCTCTAGCTGTGTGGTGTTTGCTGAGCTGACAGAGACTGCAGTGTCTGAAGAATATTGCCAGGAAGAAAGGTAATGCCCCCCAACCCTTCCCAGTTCCTGACCAGATGAGACTCATCCAACAGAccagtaatggaaaaaaaaaagtgtattaaaatattcacaagattacaacagaaaacatgaaagtccattcacaaaaaaatatcCAAGATAACTGTTTCCAGATGCGtctgtaaaagcaaaaccactaCCAGTTGATACCCTGGCTTTTCATGTAATCAGGATGTGCATTTCATATCTAGCTCCCTCACACAGATTATACACCTGTCTTACAGGTGTTTGCTCTCTTGCATGCCTCCAAGATGGAGGTTTATGAAAAATATCCAGTCTATGTTACCAATTATATTTACCACATAAAAAGAGCTGGAATTGTAGGGAGATAGAGATTGCACAGCACGCTGATAACAAAAGGCATTGAACTTCATTTTAGAGTGCAAAACCACTTTTAAATGAAAGGGCTTAGTAGCTTTAGGGCagtgaagagaaggaaaggagaagccTCAAGAAGAGTACAAATGCTGAGCATCATTAATATGATTTTGTAGTCTCCCATGTAAAATGTTACCTAATTATTAGCACCACAATGGTATGGCCACAGCCCAGAAGACTTACCCACCTTCACACCTTTGTCagtttacagagaaaacaattcCATCACCTACTATACAGTAAGAATGTTTTGTATTTGAGGTCTTAGGTAGATACATTAATAATGCAAAATTCCAAGACAAGATTTTGAAACAGACGGAACGTATTTTGGTTATAAATCAAACGGCCCACACTTTACCTCAATGAATCCACTCTAAGGCAATGCAGCTTCTAAGTTGCACATACACATGTACTGCAGTTACAAGACAGATGGTCACCTAAGCAGTTCTCACAggtttaaaaaagttaaaaacctAATTCCAGCTTTTCTAGTCACAAACTGAAATAGCACTAAAgctttgagaaaacaaaaccatacaGTCCTCTGGTTATCAGCGACACATCATGCAATTAATTGTAGGGAAATATGTGCCAACCTGTAATGGCTCTTAATGCCATTCGATGAACATGCTGACCATCTCCCTCACAGAACAACTGCTAAAATCAAACAGCGATGGAGATGTGACGTACCGAGTACAACTACTAAGATTGATGCTTTATATGTAATCATCTTCAAAATCCATTTCTGCTAATCAgtaataaggaagaaaat
The nucleotide sequence above comes from Oxyura jamaicensis isolate SHBP4307 breed ruddy duck chromosome 1, BPBGC_Ojam_1.0, whole genome shotgun sequence. Encoded proteins:
- the MPC2 gene encoding mitochondrial pyruvate carrier 2, producing MAAAAAGLRASYHRLLDRIELVLPPRLRPFYNHPAGPKTVFFWAPIMKWGLVCAGMADMTRPAEKLSTAQSAVLMATGLIWSRYSLVIIPKNWSLFAVNFFVGCAGGSQLFRIWRYNQELKAKQHDQLLQKDA